The Tachysurus vachellii isolate PV-2020 chromosome 21, HZAU_Pvac_v1, whole genome shotgun sequence region CTAAACATATGAAGTCAGCAGGATCATATCAGCTTTCTTCATATCCTGGAACAACATGTGATGTTCCAGCTGGTCCTGCTAACCTGTTTACATTGGTCAAGTGATCCGGAAAGAATTTGCTGTGGGGCGTgtcagacttcagtcagtcaatcaaatCATGAAGACTGACTGGATCATATTTTCCTTAGTCAACACTAGAGGATGAAAAAAGAGGAAGCTGCTTCAGATCAACATGTTCACTCTTGTTGTActtcacacattacacattcaGCTCAGGCTTTTACTTTTGCCTAATCTGGGAGGAAACATCATGGAGGAAGCCTATAATTAGCCATGATTTGTTTGAAAACATGCCTGAAGTTATACTTTAATACAATTAAAGACTATTGAAGACCAAAATGAAAAGTAAGCATGATGCATAAGTGCAAAACAAAGGCTTGTCTTTACACGAAGCTGAAAATgcaatcacactctctctgatcTAGGGCTATTATGCATTAAGTACCACAGGCTGAGAGCTTTGCCGGGATCACTATTCCTATTCAATCCATGGCCACATGATCAAGGACGTCGAGATATAAACGACAAAGCAGATGATGAGTATTCAAAAGAGTTTGATAAACTGCCTGTGAGTTTTTGAAATCACTGATTGGTTTCAGACGTTACAACATTACAACACCTCTTCAGCTATTCACTAGAAAATCTATCATGACTTTCTaagtacagacatacagaaagacaAGCTCTATTCATCATCGTTAAGACCTAAATTTAGCATACCTGCTTAACAGTTTCCCACGATTCTGGGGAACGTATTACCATCGTTTAGCTATGTCTGTTCAGGAGGACTCTCCTGAATTTAAGtttaatgataataacaatattcTTCATAATCCTTCTTgctcacaaaacaaaacagaaatatctGTTTACTTACTAACGGGATTCACCTGATGGTTTCCATTTAACATTTTCACAAGCTATAATGGTTTTAATGGTTTTTGAGTGTGTATTAGATATTGCTTAGATTATTTAGATGTTTAGATTGTCAGATCCAGTATATATACAGGGTATATTTATCAGATATGGTGCTGATCTGATACCGAAAATAGTGGATCggattttaaaaggaaaacGAAGATCCTGGGATCTGATCCTGGAATTAGATTTGGAAAAGATTTTTTGGATCTGTTTTACAAATAAAGAGActtaactgtattttttttgttaggattgatttaattctatttatgtTTGATACTTTATTATATTGGGTAATTACATTACGACTGAATATTAAGTTATATTTGCAATGTATGtgatttttgtgatgtaaatggTGTGTCTTCATTTTGTAacgtttaattttatttagaaatttaaAACATTCGACTTTTTATTATAACTattaactaaattaaatatttttcattttgatctagATATGCTGTCTCTCTTTACACAGCCTGAAATGcagcattatactgtataaaaagtcCACAAGGTCCATTAAATCACAAGTGAACCACAACTTATTACAATAATGTTACCATCAAAGGCCATTAGACTTTTGAATCCCATTAGAAAACGATTAAGCACATCTAAAATCAGTCACGCAATACCTGTTAAACCATTAGGACCCATTAAACTGTGATACCCACCCGttacacaaaaataacattACACAAGAACTAACAGAATCCTGAAAAgatttccatatttttttaaGCAGCGGTTTGCTGAATAAAACAAGAAGGACATGGGCCGTCTAGTGAGAATGCTTTTCTTTGCAACATGGAATCGTGCATTATAATAAGCCGTGGTGCGAGTGTGGGAGTGTGCAAGACAGAGGCATAGTGCATATCATAAAACAGTAGAAATGTGTAGATGATTTTGAAGAAGGAAATATGAGGGGGAATGAAGCAATGCTCCGGCCCGTGGAAGGTCGATTCACTTCACTGAGCACATTATTGGCTAACACCCATTTGCTGATGGTCCGTCTCTGCTTCTTCCTCTACGTCTCCATGGTACTGCTCGTACGTGTCGTCATCAATGTCTGGAAGACCCAGGAGCTAGAAAACAATGTTGTTTTCATTCCATTTTTTAATCAAACTCATATACATATTGTTATACATATTGTATTCATATGGTCACTTTAAGATCAAATGACATTAAATTTTTATGACTGAATGTGACACGTTCGTTTTTACACAACTTCCTGATAATTTCAAGATCTGTGTGACTGAAATATAGTATTTGAGTGTCTCTGAGCACATCTTATATTTCTCTTATAGAtgcttttttattgttgttgttttttataggATTCTTCAGTGTCACAGCTTTTGTATGTAGCATTCAGGAAGATTTCCCctacaggaaagtcttcaggacacagaagaaagagaaaaaaagagcgACGCAGGTGAGGAAAAGACTACTTAACTTAAATGAGAACATGAAGATGTTTTGCAGATGTTCCTCAACATTAAATTGTagtaattataaatgattaaaggtAAAATATGTTATTCATCAATGATTTTTTAAGGGTAATCATCTCACATTGTTGTGACAAGGAATAAAACGGTTCATGATGTGCTGTTAGTGGTAAATAATCAGGGTTATAATGGTGAATCTGCTTCATGTCGTTGATTATTAAAGAGCCTATAAAGGTAAAGAGCTTTTCTCATCCTATCTGGCCTCAGAGTCTTAGAGCTGATCTAAAATCAACTCAGACTCAGAATTTCATTCCAAGTAAAAAAATTAAGGCACAGATTTATTTTCCTTACACATTTTATGTTAGATCCATTGCATATCCGGTGCAATGAGAATAGTAAGATGTGGGTTTTTAACTTCTCACCCTAACCACATCACAGCCGTACATCTGTCAGCACAGAATGTGAGTAATAGCTACAAAAACAGCAAGAGCTCTGCGACTGTCCTCTTTTTGCCTTCTCATCCTGATCATGAGCTGAAGACAAGCTTCAGCTGACTTCCAAAACAAGTCATGTGCTACTAAGCTGTTTATGTCATCACTACTGTAATGCAGAATTGGCAACAAATATGGctggtgttgttgttgatgcTGACAGAGATTCGGTCACACTAATGAGTGTTTTCAGTCACTTGCATTACAAACATGGGTGTGAACGAAGAAGACTGAATTAAACTGTGCTCACTCTGTGTTTTTATAGACGGCTAAGCAGATATCTAAGCATTTTAGTTGAATTCACTGTGCTGGTGTGTAAATCTGAccattttctcaaaaaaaaaaaaaaaaagcttttattgaatGCCCAGAGGTTACTGTGGAGTTAAGACTATATGCTCACTTTTTCCCATTACATGACAACATTAAATCACTTGTTTGGTAGTTGTTTGGTAGATCCCTGTTTGATGAAGTAGGACTGATCCGCAAATCTCACTAGcggcaaaacaaaaacacaagagcAGCTTACCATGTGACATTGTCACTACTGGGAAACTATAAAAATAGCAATAAGAGATAAAGGTTAAAGGAATACTGGTTACGGAAATGCAGCTAGCAAGAATGGTCTGTTCTGCAAAAAAGAACTGGAGGTTTGtagaataaaatcaaatcaagcTGTTTATACTGTCTTGTGCCTGGAAAcatgctgtgtttgtttttgctgctCCTAATAGCGGTTTTAGTACGACATGTCAAATCATAGATACTTAAAATTAATCTACAAATAGGAAACCGTGAAGTGTGCTTTTggttttaggtgtgtgtgtgtgtgtgtgtgtgtgtgtgtgcttcagacATCACTCACAGGTCTGAAGGATCTGAAGACTTTTTCAAGGACCTCCAACAGGGTTTTGTGTCCACAGGAGGAGATGTAGTCCTGTGCCAGCTGCAAGAATGGCAGGCAGTCCTCGCTCTCACTCCAcacatgctacacacacacacacacacacacacacacagtcatcacATTACTCAGCAAATACACATTACCCTGATATGCAAGTAGAATCTAGAGCGTTTTAGATCAAGCTTCAGgtgaaaatgtatattttaaagcacactatgaataaaaataacaaatgaaaataatactGCTGTACTCtacaatgacaataaacctTGCAATATATTAAACCCAACTGGCTGTAATGGGTCACAGTCTGTTTTGCGTTAACTTGACCAGAGTAACTTTTTAGTTCACCTCAAGCTTCAGGGTTTAATGAAATGCATTACTTCACCAGTGATTACTGAACCACATGTTGTGAAGCTACACCGGTCAAATTAAGCATCATTTCAGAAAACAAGTTAAAGCCCATCTTGATTAAAATGGCGCTGACGAATTTCCAGTACAAATTAGACAGTGTTGTTTTGTTCAAACAAGTGTCGTTTATCTTATCAACAATATTCCACACTGTGCAGATGAAAATCCTTTAGCCAGGGCTGTACAGAAACACACCATATCAGAAATGTACATACaccacatatataaatattatttctattctgtCTAAACAGACTGAACGGAGGTGTGATAGACTGACTAGACTAGACCTTTTTTTCACATGGCATCTGGTTAAGACTAGATAAACAATgtatttgagttatttttactttcatgcagGTGAGTTTACAGATCTGAAGCTCATGGGACATTGCATTCATTAATGCGAGAATGAACAATGcagttatatttacagcatttatggTGCTCATTCACTTATCCTTAGTAATCGCCTGGTCACTGTAACGCTGGTTTGAATTTGgctcttgttttgtttgcttaaaTTTAGTGCATGTGCAGGATTTcgaagaataaaaacagacccatgTAAAACTGCACTACAAAAAAAACGAAAGATTAGGCCAAACTTAAATATGAATAagaaatacagatacaaatatttggaaatgtaaacagaaacagacacagaaagtgttattgtgttactCCCCTATATAAAATTACATAATGTACGTGAGCACTATAATATCCATTCCACTTATTTcctctttatttacttttgataTATACTCTACGACAAAAAGTATATAGACAacttgaccatcacacccatctGTGGTCCCAGACTGATTCCAAAAACATCAGAAGCACtcaattgtctagaatgtcttacaattttccttcactggaactgagaggcccaaaccctgttccagcatgacaatgcccctgtgcacaaagcacagagctccatgaagcatggttttgccaaggttggagtggaaaaaCTGAACAGATCTGCACAGAGCCTTGACTCTGAATCAACCACCActcaacacctttgggatgaaccagaaacacagactgaatcctcacccaacatcactGATGCTCTTGGGGTAGAATGATCCCCAGAGccaagctatatatatatatatttgtatatagctCTAATGGTTCCTCACAGTATGGCAGTAGAATAGCcccttatattttattttaatatatgattAAAGTACTTCATAcattacacagttacagatacaatttgtgtgtgtgtacatatatatatataaatatatatatatatatatatatatgtatatatatatatatatatatatatatatatgtgtgtgtgtgtgtgtgtttatatatatatatggttccTCACAGTATGGCAGTAGAATAGCCCCTTATATaactattgtattttattttaatatatgattatattcatatattcagggggcacggtggcttagtggttagcacgttcgcctcacacctccagggttgggggttcgattcccacctccgccttgtgtgtgtggagtttgcatgttctccccgtgcctcgggggtttcctccaggtactccggtttcctcccccggtccaaagacatgcatggtaggttgattggcatctctggaaaattgtccgtagtgtgtgactgcgtgagtgaatgagagactgtgtgtgccctgcgatgggttggcactccgtccagggtgtatcctgccttgatgcccaatgacgcctgagataggcaaaggctccccatgacccgaggtagttcggataagcggtagaagatgaatgaatgaatgaattaaagtaCTTCATAcattacacagttacagatacaaTTTACCTCATTTTGTACATGATATTAGCATCTTCAGTATTCATCTTCCTGTCATGTTCCTTACCATGCTGTTTGGTTAGAGGGCACACTCAACTCTTATCACTGGTGCATTCAAATGAACCTCTTAAACTCACAGAAGAGGTTTAGACTCACATTCCACACTTTAGTACTGAATAATGCATCATAATTCATGAACTCATTCAGTCATTGATTAATCTGCTTTTAGATGAAGAACTTCAACAGTAAACCGAGGTCAGACTTTAAAGGGGTTATCGTACTGGCACTTATTCTTTCTTCCACTGCTGACTATAGACATCGAACTGAATACGCAGGCTAATCTAGAGCgattgattacatttttaattttgatgtTCTAAGCAGATCACAGAAATGTAAGTAGCGAGCTAGCACTAGCTATTCATTTGGCTGAAAAGTTAGGTTTGAGTACCTTAAAACAGCCACCTGCAGAGATAAATGTCATACTCAGTGCCAGCTCAGATATCCTAAACAATATTTATATGTGCTGGCTCAGAGTGACTCGTGCTGGAATACTGACTAAGGCAAAAGAACAGGCATTATGCCAAGCCACTGCATCCTGGTGCAGCTCACAAATATTCCTGTATTAGTGCCTCAGCATTAGCATTAATTTGATTGTCTGAACCAGCCTGTTATGGTTATGGTTTATACCATAAGCATCAAACCTGATTGTTAATTTTCTATAGCAGCAGCTAGACGGCTCCAAATCGCATGTCTATATCAATTTTTCCACAATAACAACTatgttatttataaaactaTGTTATTACAGAAAAAACCATTGAATAATTTATATGGTGAAGCTGTCTGTAAGGAGATTTTATGGTAGGAGACGTTTATGGTAGGCGTCTCCAATGTCAGCGTGTTGTGACAGACTGTCagttttccaccacaggaaagtctttaGGACAGAGgaggtttctctgtaacatgacaagctgttattttgttccttattaacttaaaaaaaaaggggggggggaagAAGTAAATATAGGAAAAAAGCCCTGATTTGTAGATAggccataacattaaattaaaaatatgtgtcattgagaaataaaaaaataaataagtgtaatTCTCGGTAAAGtgctgaggaataaaacatattgGCACAAGATGtgttgggaaaaaaatcaacttcAAGGTGGTAGGAGTAACTCCACCTTGCTTCAAGGTACTTCACACCAAGccagtgttgattattttcctacaaccgTATGCCCCCAAGTGTTTTATAATCTGgtacactcttacacacattttccaccaaaaagaaccgagtgctggttcagagctagcactggtgctggttcaaagttggttccactggcgaaccttctaagaaccggtttgcctttccaccggctagagagccatcagagtgccgagtctgatgtcactatatacgtgtcacgttacacagcaactttagcgcagcagcggcaaacacaaacacaacatcaacaatggcggatgttgctttactgttaatgctcatggctttgtgaaacTTCATTGGCATCCATTGCAATCATTGCAATCATTGCAATCTCATCTCCCACTTTTAGGCCTCATGATTTCACCACTTCTTTATAATATCAATATAATGTATCAAACTGATCAGTTCTTAGGTTAGTAAATTCAAGCTTGTACATTAAAGTGGAAGAAAACCTAGAACAAAGCTGTATTTATATCTTGAGTCCTGAATCTTCTGTACCTCTTTTGTTTCTCAGACCATTCTGAATTGAATATTTCAATCAGAGGAAGCACCAGAGTAACTGGGAACATTAACCGGTGCAGATTTAACCTTTTAAGTTGCTAGGTCCTGGTGATGGATCATATCATGGGGCTTTGTGGGTTAAAACCCAGTCACACTGCACTGCCACATCTTTGAAAGTAAGCCCTTTAAAAGGATACCATCCGCTTAACCCACATATTGGAGTGTTCTCATAAAGACATGAGATCCCCGTAATAATAAATACTTGGCTAAAAAGTCAGTAACTCTTAGTTACTATTATGAAAACTTTATGGTCGGTATACATTCACAGTATGGGGTCTCATTACAGGCATGATACTATTATGTATGTTATGAAAGACTTAGTCTAGCAGGCTTAAATATTTTAGCACTTAGCACATTTTCACTTTACACTGCGACCTAGAAGGAAATCAGCCTTTACTTTCTAgcactgtgtgtattttatttatgaccATGTATTTATACTTAAGGTGTtcttatttccacaaaaaagttCACAATTAACAAACATTATTCACCTCTGTTCTGTTGAATTGTGTTTTAAGACTCATTACACAATTGGTTCTTTACATTTCCTTAGAAGATTTATagtgtcttgtttttttcccttacaGATGGACGTATTATATCGAAGTAAAGGTGCTGGATATTCAGATCCATTTAAATACCcaaaattctgtttattttacaccaGCTGGTTCTGGCATCTGGAAGCCATGGCAAAAGCACTTGGTGCTTTGGAGGATTCTTGGTGTGAGGTCTATGGATCTTTGTTCATTTCTGTCTCTGATTCTCTGATCAGTACCAGTAACTGGACACTACAGATTTATGAGCACTGGTGTCCATGCAGCATTATACTGGTTTAGTGGAAGGTTTAAGCATGTTTTCAGAGGTGCTGCTACAGCCCGATCACACGAAAGTCAAACAATTGTTTTATTCACTttgattcaaataaaattgtaagaaAAGATTCTGATCCATgctaatataaaaatgaatgccATCCTTCTGGTAACCTGTTAGAGCAAGTGGCAGCCAAGCCAACACCTGATACTGAGACCTGCTGCTACAGTGGATCACATCACAGAAAGGAGAAGGGAGAGGAAAGCGAGCACTTCACTCTTATAATCAACTATTCATGCGGCTATGACAGGACCAGCGAGGAAACATTAAACCTTTTAAACCTTTTGCTGACACAATGCCTCTGTACGCCGTCATCCAGTCTGAAAATGGCGCAGTGATAAAGCTTCATTACCTGCGCAACCTATTTGATCATCTTGGCATGAGAATAAACCTGACCATAATGCAGCACGGGTGATATTTTCCATTATATTTGATTTTCTGGTGCAGATTAATCCAAAGACTCAACACGCCCATGCACAATCATAGACAGGCCTACACACTCCCTCTGTACCCTCCTGCCCTCCCCttcccgcacacacacacgctcacacacgcgcgcgcaacTGCGTTCTTCTCCGTACTTACAAAAGTGTCGGTACCTCCTGTCACGTTGTCGGGGCAGAGCACGTAAAACGAAATGCCAGGCTCGGCGTAGAAGTCCATCCGGCGTTCGTCCACCTCCTCGGCGAAGATCAGCTCGAACGGGTTTCCTGAGCACCATTTTTCCGCCGCGTCCACCAGCTGCTTGAACTCCATCCTGCCGCAGCGTAACGGCGCACCTGCGCAGCAAAGCTCAGCCTCCGGAACAATATATTACGCACAGATCTCCGCGCTCTCGGACTCCTAAATCATCCGCATggtgcttttattattattaggttgttttttttaaggggAATGGGGGCGTATGTGATGGGAGGTAGATTTCGACTCTAGCACAATTGCATCTTGGCCCTGGCCTCCGTTCACTTCGCGCGTTCCCGATGAGCGAAATAAACCGACTGCGTCTCCTGGAGTTGCGCGTTCACGCCAGAACCGGCGCGATGTGACGTTAAGGTGAATGCGCGATCCCGACACAAAGGGCCCGCGCACTCATCAGTTCGCACTGATGAATGGGTACTTAAATATTCCCATCTTTATTTAAGAGTCATTTCTATCCATCATTTATTGTAGAACTACTCTACAACACACCTAGTGTACAATATCTCAATACTGAAGCCGGTATGTTGCTATGCAAATCAACACTCAATACATTAATGGAAAAGCACAACAATAGGTTATAAAAtacccagtgttttttttttgtttgtttttgtttttccatgttTATGGCAATACATACTAAAGACATGGAGGGTTTCTTACCTGTCACATTCTAAGGTGGTTCAGAAATGACTGCAATTTCAGAGTCtacttcatgtatttaatattaaactctTTTAATCCTGTAAACAATATTTCAGCTTTGTAAGTAAAGAGAACACGAATTAGTTGTACTGCACTTGTAATTATAATACATAATAGCTTTATAACATTAGTTATAACATAGAACCAACCACGAGGGGGCTCTAGTCCTTTTCCAATAAACTTCACACTGAACTGTAAGCTTACTGATTGTTGGAGAAGTGTTGTAGTTCTCTCCACCATGAGCAAAGGATtgtagagacagagacagactctCGGTTTTATTTGCTGCTTGATATTGtaatagctctgtgtgtgtgtgtgagtgtgtgtgtgtgtgtgtgtgtgtgtgtgagagagagagagagagagagagagagagagagagagagagagagagagagaggaaaagagagggagagagagggagagatagagactAATCTTTACCTGGCTGGACAGACAGCTGTGATCAGTGATTCAGCATTTTCACTACTTTTAGGTCTTATATCTGGGCTgctgagataaataataactctAGCTTGTATTAAGTGGGTCATTTTGTTCTTAGCCTGCCCTAGTTAGTGCAtttgttgctttgcaagcagtGAGAACCCACAAAGTAAAGCACAACACGGAAtctgcacaaacaaaataactaaacaaacaaacaaacaaacaatggacagacagatagatatagaGATCATTAGAGTAACACAATATCAGCAAAACAGTTACACTACAAACTCAAAAATGATTCATATTTCGGATGCTGTTACTCTTCCCTGAGAAGGCcgcaagtgtttgtgtgtgttgtgtgtgtatgttgtgtgtgtgtgtgcttgtgttttgttCA contains the following coding sequences:
- the mturn gene encoding maturin, translating into MEFKQLVDAAEKWCSGNPFELIFAEEVDERRMDFYAEPGISFYVLCPDNVTGGTDTFHVWSESEDCLPFLQLAQDYISSCGHKTLLEVLEKVFRSFRPLLGLPDIDDDTYEQYHGDVEEEAETDHQQMGVSQ